A window of the Alnus glutinosa chromosome 4, dhAlnGlut1.1, whole genome shotgun sequence genome harbors these coding sequences:
- the LOC133866442 gene encoding enolase 1, chloroplastic, translated as MALASQATNTSLLQNSFIPSKPLPKPQNSIPIPPFTPHKARHPTTVRCSVAVAPSSVKASREHAVRSVKARQIVDSRGNPTVEVDLITDALYRSAVPSGASTGIYEALELRDGDKSVFGGKGVLNAVKNINEILAPKLVGVDVRNQADVDAIMLEIDGTPNKSKLGANALLGVSLSVCRAGAGAKGVPLYKHIQELSGTKELVMPVPAFNVINGGSHAGNSLAMQEFMILPVGASSFAEAFRMGSEVYHILKGIIKAKYGQDACNVGDEGGFAPNVQDNREGLVLLMDAIEKAGYTGKIKIGMDVAASEFFTKDGKYDLDFKKQPNDGAHVHSAQSLSKLYKEFVKEFPIVSIEDPFDQDDWSSWASLQSSVDIQLVGDDLLVTNPKRIAEAIQKKACNGLLLKVNQIGTVTESVRAALDSKAAGWGVMVSHRSGETEDNFIADLSVGLASGQIKTGAPCRSERLAKYNQLLRIEEELGNVRYAGEAFRSP; from the exons atggccTTAGCTTCCCAAGCTACCAACACTAGTCTCCTCCAAAACTCCTTCATTCCCTCCAAGCCCCTACCAAAGCCTCAAAATTCCATTCCTATCCCTCCCTTCACACCCCACAAAGCTCGGCACCCAACCACCGTCCGGTGCTCCGTGGCGGTTGCTCCGTCGTCCGTGAAAGCGTCGAGAGAGCATGCGGTGAGGTCGGTGAAGGCGCGCCAGATCGTAGACAGCAGAGGCAATCCGACGGTGGAGGTCGATCTGATCACCGACGCTCTCTACCGATCGGCGGTTCCCAGTGGGGCCTCCACGGGGATCTACGAGGCCCTCGAGCTCCGAGACGGCGATAAGAGCGTTTTTGGAGGCAAAGGCGTCCTCAATGCCGTCAAGAACATTAACGAAATCCTCGCTCCAAAGCTCGTCGGCGTCGATGTCcg GAACCAAGCTGATGTGGATGCTATTATGCTGGAAATTGATGGAACTCCAAACAAGTCAAAATTAGGTGCTAATGCATTATTGGGAGTATCCCTAAGTGTGTGCAGAGCAGGTGCAGGAGCAAAGGGGGTGCCCTTATACAAGCACATCCAGGAACTATCCGGAACAAAGGAGCTTGTTATGCCAGTTCCAGCTTTTAATGTTATAAATGGAGGCAGCCACGCTGGAAACAGTCTGGCCATGCAAGAATTTATGATATTACCAGTAGGTGCGAGCTCATTTGCTGAGGCATTCCGCATGGGTAGTGAAG TTTATCATATACTGAAGGGAATAATTAAGGCCAAATATGGGCAAGATGCTTGCAATGTGGGAGATGAGGGGGGATTTGCTCCCAATGTTCAAGATAACAGGGAGGGCCTGGTGTTACTCATGGATGCCATTGAAAAGGCTGGTTACACTGGCAAG ATTAAAATTGGAATGGATGTTGCGGCATCGGAGTTTTTCACTAAAGATGGGAAATATGATCTAGACTTCAAGAAACAACCAAATGATGGAGCTCATGTGCACTCAGCTCAGAGCCTTTCCAAACTCTACAAGGAGTTTGTTAAAGAATTTCCTATCGtgtccattgaagatcccttcgaTCAAGATGATTGGAGCTCATGGGCTTCACTACAGTCTTCAGTTGACATTCAACTCGTAGGAGATGATTTGTTGGTCACAAATCCAAAGAGAATAGCTGAAGCCATTCAAAAAAAGGCTTGCAATGGCTTACTTCTAAAG GTTAACCAGATTGGTACAGTGACTGAATCTGTTCGGGCAGCACTTGACTCTAAAGCTGCAGGTTGGGGTGTCATGGTCAGCCACCGGAGTGGTGAAACTGAGGATAACTTTATTGCTGACCTTTCTGTTGGCTTGGCTAGTGGAcag ATCAAAACCGGAGCTCCATGCCGAAGTGAGCGGTTGGCCAAGTATAATCAG CTTCTCCGCATTGAAGAGGAACTTGGAAATGTGCGTTATGCTGGTGAAGCTTTCAGATCACCTTAG